The DNA window GGGTCCGGATCAGCGGAGTCGAACGCTGGCAGATCGGGACCGACGGCTTGGTGGCCGAGTCCGCTGGAAGTTTCGACGCCGCCGAGTACCAGCGGCAAACCGAGCACGGGGTGGGAGCGACCTGACCGGGACGAAGCTCGTCGCGGGGTGGCCTGGCGGCGCGATACCCGTGGTGCCAGGTTAGGACATCATCACTCTCCACCGGGATCGCCCATGGCACCCTTGCTCCGCCTCGCCACGCTGCTGGCCATCGTTGGATTCCCTGGGTATGTCGCCGGCCAGCGACCGACTTCGTCCGGATGGCCGGCCACCACACCAGCCGCCGCCGGCATCAACGGCCGGACGCTCGATAGCCTCGATGCCGAAATCACCCGCGGCGACTACGGGAACGTCGACCGGATGCTGGTGATTCGGGGCGGCAAGATCGCCTTCGACAAGAGCTACCAGCATGACTACGCCACCATCTACGCCGACTCGGCCAAGACCAAGAACGCCCTCAACGCCGGCGACCCGACCGGGCCCTACAATTATTTCAACCCCTGGTGGCATCCCTACTACCGGCGGGGCCGGCTCCACACCCTCCAGTCCGTCACCAAGACCATCACCTCGGTGGTCATCGGGACCGCCGTCCTCCGCGGCGATTTCCCCTCGGTCGACACCCCGGTCTTGAGCTTCTTCGATACCACCGCCATCACCAATATCGACGACCGGAAGCGGCGAATGACCGTGCGGCATTTGCTCACCATGACCGGCGGCTTCGACTGGAACGAGAACCTGCCCTACATCGACCCCCGCAACAACGGCGCGGCGATGGAAGCGAGCCGGGACTGGGTCGAGTACACGATCAACCTGCCGATGGCCCGGGAACCCGGCGCGGAATTCAACTACAGCAGCGGCGAAACCGAACTCCTCGCTCATATTTTTCGGCGGGCCACCGGCCAGGACATCGAAGAGTACGCCGCCAAGCATCTGTTCGGACCGCTGGGCATCGCGGACTGGCATTGGAAACGGATTCCGACCGGCTTGATCGACACCGAAGGCGGTCTCTACCTCGAGGCCCGCGATCTCGCCAAGATCTGGCAACTGTTCCTCGGCGGCGGGGTGTGGCAGGGCACCAGGATCGTCTCGGCGGAGTGGGTCAAGGCGTCGGTCACGCCGGCGGTGCGAGCCGGGAACCGGGCCGGGACGCCCTACTACGGCCTCAAGTGGTGGCTCCACCAGAACCCGGCCGACACGACCAAGTTGGTCTGGTCGGGGTCGGGCTTCGGTGGCCAGCTTCCGATGGCGTTTCCGGAGCGCGACTTGGTGGTGGTGTTCAACGGATGGAACATCCTGCCCGGCGGCACATCGCTCCCGTTGCGGCGGGTCATGGAGCGGCTGGTGAAGGCGGTCCCGGTAGACCGCTAGCGGATCGGCACCACGATCGCGTCCTGGCACCCCTAGGTGCATTGCCATGAAGTCGTTCCCGGCCCTGCTCACCAAAGTCCGCGGGTGCACCATCTGCGCGGCGCATCTGCCCCACGGCGTCGGGCCGGTGCTCCAGATCCATCCCGAGGCGCGGGTCCTGATCGCGGGCCAGGCCCCGGGAAGCAAAGTCCATGCGACCGGGGTGCCGTTCGACGATCCGAGCGGCCGGCGACCTCCCGCCGAGACCGGAGTGTGCCCCCGCGTGGCGGAAGCCACTGCTCGACCGACTCCGCCACCTCGAGCTGACCGAGACCGTGATGGCGTGGCGAACCTACGGCCCGTCCGCGATTCCCCTGCCCCACCCAAGCCCCCGCACCAACATCTGGCTCCGCCGGCATCCCTGGTTCGAGGCCGAGGTCATCCCGGCGCTGCGACGCCGCGTGTCGGCGGCGTTGAAGTAGAGTTCGCGCCGGATCACCCACTGGCCCAGGCCTTCTTGATCCGGTCCTGCTTCACGCGGTGACGCCTGATCCGCTTGAGCAACGCGTGCGGGAACGGCTGATCGAGCGGGAACTTGAGATTGTCTTTCGGCCCGGCATCGATGAGGGTGGGCCGGACCGCGGCCGGGCAGGCTGCGATGTATTGGCTGATGCCTTCGGGTGCCTTGGAACTCATCGCCATGATCATGCCCTATGGGAGAGCGGGACCGGAATATTTTACCCGGGGGAATCGGCGACAACCGGCAGAGCCCGGTACTACATTGAGTACCCATGAATCCCCCCAGAGAATCCATGACCAGACGACTCGCCTGCCTGCTGCTGTTGGTGCCCGGTGCCCTCGCGGCCCAGCAACCCGCCGGCTCCTCCGCCCTGCTGGCCCGGATCGACTCGATCGTCACGGCGGAGATGGCTCGCACCCAGACGCCGGGGGCCGCGGTTGCGGTTGAGCATCACGGCCAGATCTTGCTGGCCCGCGGCTTCGGGCTCGAGAACGTCGAGTCAAACTCCCGGACCAGCGCCGAGACCGTGTTCCGGATCGGGTCGGTCACGAAACAGTTCACGGCAGCCGCGATCATGCAACTAGTCGAGCAAGGCAAGATCGGGCTCGACGACGAGATGACCAAATACCTGCCCGACTATCCCACCCAGGGCAATCGGGTCACCATCCGCCACCTCCTGACCCATACCTCGGGCATCAAGAGCTACACCAGCCTCGGCCCCAAATTCTGGAGCGAGTCGAGCCGGCTCGACCTCACCAACGACCAGATGCTCGCCCTGTTCAAGGACATGCCGTTCGACTTCAAACCCGGCGAGAAGTACGCCTACAACAACTCGGCCTTCTTTCTCCTCGGTGTGATCATCGAGAAGGTCACCGGGATGCCGTACCGGAAGTATGTCGAGGAGAAAGTGTTCCAGCCTCTCGGCCTGGCGTCGAGCTCGTACTGTGACGATCGCGCCATCGTCCCCCACCGGGCCGCGGGGTACGAGGCTGCCGCCGGCACGGTGTCCAACGCGGCGCCCTTGAGCCTCAACGTCCCCGGTGCCGCCGGATCGCTCTGCTCCACGGTCCTCGACTTGGTCCGGTGGCAGCGGGCGTTTGACGAGGCTCGTCCGGTCTCGGCGGCCTCGCGCGACCAGGTCCGAACCCCCGCCACCCTGAACGACGGCAAGCCGACCAGCTACGGGTTCGGCGTCAGCCTCCGGCCGTTCGAATCCCACCGGTCGTTCGCCCACAGCGGCGGGATCAACGGCTTTGCCTCGTGGCTGGCCCGTTACCCGGACGACGAGTTGACCGTCACCGTACTCACCAACTCGGGCGGTGGACCGGCGGTCCGGATCGGTGAACTCGTGGCCCGCGTGGTGCTCGGCATGCCCTTGCCGACCATGGCGGACCTACCGGTGCCGGCCGCCAATCGGGCGGAGTTGGTTGGGAAGTACGAGATGAGCGGCACGACGTTGGTCGTCACCGACGGCCCGCAGGGTCTCGACATTTCAATCGGCGGCGGCGCCCCGGGCCGCCTGCTATATCAGGGAAACGGCGAGTTTCGGATCAAGACCATGCCGGATGCGATCGTCCGGCTCGATCGGGCCGCCGGAGCACGGCAGTTGGTCATCGTGCTCGGTGGGAGCCCGATGGTGGCAAAGCGGATTCCCTGAACCGAGCGGAGTAGGCCGAGGTCTGCTATCATCTCAATCAGGCAAAGGCGCGGTACCTCTTCGTCGGCGCCCGGGCGCTCCAACTCTGGGGCAGCGCCCGCGCCACCTGCGACATCGACATCCTGATCGAGCCCACCGAGGAGAACGCTACCCGGGTCCTCGAGGCGCTCGGCCATGTCGGGTTCGGCTTTACCCGCGAATGGGCGGCCAAGGAGATCGTCGCCAAGTTCGGGACCATCATCGGAGATTCGCCGCGGGTCGACATTCTCGTCTTGGTGGAAATCAAGCGACTGCGCGGCACCCGGCCTCCGGAGCGATGACCAAAACCATGGAGCACTTCATGAGTCGAGTCCAGCCATTCCTTTGGTGCCTGCTCTCCGCCCTCTCGGTCGCGAGCGCCGCCGCCCAGAGCAAGCCTACCATCGATCAGTTCATGAGCCCCGGCTTCCCCTCCGAGCTAGTCTCCGCCCGGAAGGCCGACCGGATCGCCTGGCTCGCCGAGGAGCGGGGCCGCCGGAACGTCTTCACCGCGGCGGCTCCGGCGTGGCAGCCGGTCCGGCTCACCAGCTTCATGAACGACGACGGGGTGGTGCTCTCGGATCTCGCGATTGCCGATGACGGCGCGATCGTCTCGTTCGTCCGGGGGAGCGCTCCCAACCGGGAGGGCTGGGTCGCCAATCCGAGCAGCGATCCGCGGGGACCGGAGCGGGCCATCTGGGCCGCCCGGACCAGTAGAGCCGGCGCCTGGCGCGTCATCGAAGGCGGCGCCCCGGTGCTCTCGCCCGACGGCCGCTCGATCGCGCTGGTCAGGGACGGGCAGATCGTGGTGGTGCCATCGAGCCGGACCGGGACCACGGCGGCGGTCGACAAGACCCTGCTCCCGACGATCAAAGCGTGGGGACGAAATGGGGGTCCGGAGTGGTCTCCGGATGGATCCAAGATCGCGTTCGTCAGCGTGCGCGACTATCACTCGCTGATCGGGGTCTACGACGTGCGAGCCCGGACCCTGGCCTACGCCTCGCCGAGCGTCGACTTCGACGCGAGCCCGACCTGGTCGCCCGATTCGAAGCGGATCGCGTTCATCCGGCGTCCGGGCACACCCTATGGCCAGCAGGCGGTGCCGGGGCTCCCGGGGATCATCTCGCAGGCCCCGCCGACCGCCGGGCAGCGGGCGGCCCGGGCCCCGAACAGCCGAGGCCCAGGTCAGGCGCCCGACTCCGACGAGAAGCCGGCCGACGGCCTCTACCGCGCCACCCTCAAGGGCGGCTACGGCCTGGCCCTCATGGTGGCGCCGATCACCGGCGACACCGGGGTCGAGGTCTGGCACACCCTGCCTAACGGCAAGACCTTCCAGGCCATTCAGCGAATTACCTGGGCGGGCTTAAGCCTGATCTTCCAGCAGGAGCCCGAGGAGTGGATCCGCTACTACGCGGTGTCCGCCGGCGGCGGCACCACCACCCCGATCGAGCTGAGCCCCGGCGAAGGCGCCCTCGAAACCACGGACCTCTCCCCCGACGGCGCCACCCTCTACTACGCCAGCAACGCCCTGGACATCGACCGCCGCCACCTCTGGAAGGCACCGACCTCCGGAGGCCCGGCGGTCCGAATCACCCAGGGCGACGAGATCGAGATGTACCCCGCCGCCATCGCGTCCGGCCGCCAGGTCGCCGCTCTCACCGCTTCGGCCACCCGCCCGCTCTCGGTGAGCGTGATCGACATCGCAAGCGGCCGGGCGCGGGTCATTTATCCGATGTTGAGCAAAGAATTCCCGGTGGCGGAGTCCGTCGTACCGGAACCGGTGGTCCTCAAAGCGGCCGACGGGTTGAGCTTCCACAACCAGCTCTTCCTCCCCAAGGACCAGAAGCCGGGCCAAAAACGCCCCGCCATCATCTTCGTCCATGGCGGGCCCAGCCGGCAAATGCTCCTCGGCTACCACTACATGGACTTCTACCACTTTGCCTACGCCGTGAACCAGTGGCTCACGACCCAGGGCTACGTGGTGCTGTCGGTGAACTACCGGACCGGGATCGGCTACGGGAAGACCTTCCGGACGGCTCCGAAGTCGGGGTGGCTCGGCAACGCCGAGTATCAGGACGTGGTCGCAGCGGGGAAATATCTCCAGCAGCGGGCCGATGTCGACCCGGCGCGAGTTGGGATCTGGGGGTTGTCGTATGGCGGGGTGCTGAGTTCGCAGGCACTGGCCCGAAACTCCGACATGTTCGCCGCCGGCGTCGACATGGCGGGCGTCCACCTCTGGGGCTCGACCCTCGACTCGACCGACGTCAGCTATCAATCGTCGGCCATCGCGGCCATCGATGGGTGGAAGTCGCCGGTGCTGATCTGGCACGGCGATGACGACCGAAACGTCCCATTCAGCCAGACCGTGGGGCTGGTCCAGCTCCTCCGGCAGAAAAACGTGCCCTACGAGTTGATCGTGGTGCCGGACGACACCCACGAGACCCTGATCTACGACCGGTGGATGTATCTCTGGGGCCGGATGGAGCGGTTCCTGAAGACGCATCTCTGGAACAAGCCTTCGGCCGCGACGGGATCGGGCCGATGACCCCGCCATCGATCAGCCGGGCGGCGCTGGCAACCTTCCTTTGCCTAACGTTCGCCCTGAGTGCGGTGTGGTGGTGGCTGGGCATCAGCGGCCGGATGGCCGAGGGCTCGTATATCTTCTTGCTGATGTGGTCGCCGGGGACGAGTGCCATCGTCACTCGGCTCATCTTCCAGCGGAATCTCCGCGGGCAGGGCTGGCATCCCGGCGCCCCGCGGTGGCTGGCGCTCGGCTACTTCCTTCCGGTGGCTTACGCGATCGTGGCGTATGGCGTCGTGTGGGGCGCGGGTCTCGGTGGGGTCGACTTGAGCCGGTTCACGACCCCGATCGCGACGTTCGTGTTCCTGGGCACGGCCCAGAGCGTGCTTGCCGCGACGGGGGAGGAACTGGGCTGGCGGGGTTTTCTGGTTCCGGCGCTGGCCGAGCGGTTTTCGCTGGCCAAGACGGCGATCATCAGCGGCGCGATCTGGTCGGCCTGGCATTACCCGCTCATCATCGGGGCCAACTACAACGCCGGCACCGCCACCTGGTGGGCCCTCGTCTGCTTCACCGTCATGGTGATCGGGCTCTCGTTTCCCCTCGCCTGGATGCGGCTCCGGTCGGGCAGTTTCTGGCCGGCGGCGCTGTTCCATGCGTCGCACAATTTGTTCATCCAGAGTTTTCTGGACCGGGTGACGGTCGACACGGGTTCGACGCTCTGGTTGACGACCGAATTCGGGGCGGCGCTGGCGGTTACGGTGGGGGTGACGGCGTGGCTCTTCTGGCGCCGTCGCGACCAATCAGTCACCTTTTCGACAAGTGGCTGACGGTCGCCGAACAAGAGGCAAACCTTGAGAAGTTGGACGGGGGCCTCTGGCACCCCTACCGACGAGCCTGGGCGACCAACCGGAAGCACCTTCCGATCAAGGACGTCGTAGCCGCCGGGGGGTGGGTTGACACCGAGACGCCGCTGACCTGCTACCAGCAGCCGGATACCGA is part of the Gemmatimonadota bacterium genome and encodes:
- a CDS encoding class C beta-lactamase-related serine hydrolase, encoding MAPLLRLATLLAIVGFPGYVAGQRPTSSGWPATTPAAAGINGRTLDSLDAEITRGDYGNVDRMLVIRGGKIAFDKSYQHDYATIYADSAKTKNALNAGDPTGPYNYFNPWWHPYYRRGRLHTLQSVTKTITSVVIGTAVLRGDFPSVDTPVLSFFDTTAITNIDDRKRRMTVRHLLTMTGGFDWNENLPYIDPRNNGAAMEASRDWVEYTINLPMAREPGAEFNYSSGETELLAHIFRRATGQDIEEYAAKHLFGPLGIADWHWKRIPTGLIDTEGGLYLEARDLAKIWQLFLGGGVWQGTRIVSAEWVKASVTPAVRAGNRAGTPYYGLKWWLHQNPADTTKLVWSGSGFGGQLPMAFPERDLVVVFNGWNILPGGTSLPLRRVMERLVKAVPVDR
- a CDS encoding class A beta-lactamase-related serine hydrolase; its protein translation is MNPPRESMTRRLACLLLLVPGALAAQQPAGSSALLARIDSIVTAEMARTQTPGAAVAVEHHGQILLARGFGLENVESNSRTSAETVFRIGSVTKQFTAAAIMQLVEQGKIGLDDEMTKYLPDYPTQGNRVTIRHLLTHTSGIKSYTSLGPKFWSESSRLDLTNDQMLALFKDMPFDFKPGEKYAYNNSAFFLLGVIIEKVTGMPYRKYVEEKVFQPLGLASSSYCDDRAIVPHRAAGYEAAAGTVSNAAPLSLNVPGAAGSLCSTVLDLVRWQRAFDEARPVSAASRDQVRTPATLNDGKPTSYGFGVSLRPFESHRSFAHSGGINGFASWLARYPDDELTVTVLTNSGGGPAVRIGELVARVVLGMPLPTMADLPVPAANRAELVGKYEMSGTTLVVTDGPQGLDISIGGGAPGRLLYQGNGEFRIKTMPDAIVRLDRAAGARQLVIVLGGSPMVAKRIP
- a CDS encoding S9 family peptidase, whose amino-acid sequence is MSRVQPFLWCLLSALSVASAAAQSKPTIDQFMSPGFPSELVSARKADRIAWLAEERGRRNVFTAAAPAWQPVRLTSFMNDDGVVLSDLAIADDGAIVSFVRGSAPNREGWVANPSSDPRGPERAIWAARTSRAGAWRVIEGGAPVLSPDGRSIALVRDGQIVVVPSSRTGTTAAVDKTLLPTIKAWGRNGGPEWSPDGSKIAFVSVRDYHSLIGVYDVRARTLAYASPSVDFDASPTWSPDSKRIAFIRRPGTPYGQQAVPGLPGIISQAPPTAGQRAARAPNSRGPGQAPDSDEKPADGLYRATLKGGYGLALMVAPITGDTGVEVWHTLPNGKTFQAIQRITWAGLSLIFQQEPEEWIRYYAVSAGGGTTTPIELSPGEGALETTDLSPDGATLYYASNALDIDRRHLWKAPTSGGPAVRITQGDEIEMYPAAIASGRQVAALTASATRPLSVSVIDIASGRARVIYPMLSKEFPVAESVVPEPVVLKAADGLSFHNQLFLPKDQKPGQKRPAIIFVHGGPSRQMLLGYHYMDFYHFAYAVNQWLTTQGYVVLSVNYRTGIGYGKTFRTAPKSGWLGNAEYQDVVAAGKYLQQRADVDPARVGIWGLSYGGVLSSQALARNSDMFAAGVDMAGVHLWGSTLDSTDVSYQSSAIAAIDGWKSPVLIWHGDDDRNVPFSQTVGLVQLLRQKNVPYELIVVPDDTHETLIYDRWMYLWGRMERFLKTHLWNKPSAATGSGR
- a CDS encoding CPBP family intramembrane metalloprotease — translated: MTPPSISRAALATFLCLTFALSAVWWWLGISGRMAEGSYIFLLMWSPGTSAIVTRLIFQRNLRGQGWHPGAPRWLALGYFLPVAYAIVAYGVVWGAGLGGVDLSRFTTPIATFVFLGTAQSVLAATGEELGWRGFLVPALAERFSLAKTAIISGAIWSAWHYPLIIGANYNAGTATWWALVCFTVMVIGLSFPLAWMRLRSGSFWPAALFHASHNLFIQSFLDRVTVDTGSTLWLTTEFGAALAVTVGVTAWLFWRRRDQSVTFSTSG